In one window of Bifidobacterium crudilactis DNA:
- a CDS encoding metal-sensitive transcriptional regulator — protein MAVHAESDTYEGEGRELGGVHEGGHGYVADKQRVTARLKRIEGQVRAVTRMIEDDTYCIDVLTQISACDKALKSVALILLDDHLNHCVRTAVKQGGDVADDKLREAEDAIARLVRS, from the coding sequence ATGGCAGTCCATGCAGAAAGCGACACGTATGAAGGCGAGGGCCGCGAACTCGGAGGGGTGCATGAAGGGGGTCACGGGTATGTCGCGGACAAGCAGCGCGTCACTGCCCGTCTGAAACGCATCGAAGGTCAGGTCAGGGCCGTGACGCGAATGATCGAGGACGACACCTACTGCATCGATGTGCTCACCCAGATTTCAGCCTGCGACAAAGCGCTGAAATCAGTTGCCCTGATACTGCTTGACGACCACCTGAACCATTGCGTGCGTACCGCGGTCAAACAGGGGGGCGATGTCGCCGATGACAAACTGCGTGAGGCGGAGGATGCCATCGCACGGCTGGTGCGCTCCTGA
- a CDS encoding lactonase family protein — MQGNEAHRHASQETTSTRPADILIGGFGSQGGGDCLGIDWIRASYPENTEHSDSVGLEHRGLLAELPSPTWLLVEDSVVYAPLEFNNEVVALKVSKSGEGLHLEPLSRVSVQGDTPTHLAVSHDASGKAHLLVACYGDGNVCVLPLESDGSIGEHGQVLTNEGHGPLPAQECPHAHWILPLPDGRILSTDLGADRIHVHQWEDDRLRRTSSIVCAPGTGPRDMHLLPSAPGQEQGWRVAVVDEWSRTVDVYAPQADAANGFTHTQRVELDADAKDQAASLAFVSDAALAGAQAPSAEAPSPSTTEGYCYVGLRGSDRIIRLRWDGERLAEVGGFSSGGGRPRHIKAIGNSLFVANQTTGKLSTFTLSPDGEATPGTEIIVGSPTAVAPLY, encoded by the coding sequence ATGCAAGGCAACGAAGCACATCGACACGCATCGCAAGAGACGACATCGACACGGCCTGCTGACATACTCATCGGCGGATTCGGGAGTCAGGGTGGAGGCGACTGCCTGGGCATCGACTGGATTCGGGCCTCGTACCCGGAGAATACGGAGCATTCAGACTCCGTGGGTCTGGAGCATCGTGGCTTGCTCGCGGAACTCCCCTCGCCGACGTGGCTGCTTGTCGAGGATTCCGTGGTTTACGCCCCTCTGGAATTCAACAACGAAGTGGTGGCTCTGAAAGTGTCCAAGTCGGGCGAAGGCCTGCATCTTGAGCCGCTTTCCCGAGTTTCCGTCCAAGGAGACACGCCAACGCATCTTGCCGTATCTCACGACGCATCAGGTAAGGCTCATCTGCTGGTGGCATGTTATGGCGATGGCAATGTATGCGTTCTTCCCCTCGAATCCGACGGGAGCATCGGAGAACACGGGCAGGTACTGACGAACGAAGGGCACGGCCCTCTGCCAGCCCAGGAATGCCCGCATGCGCATTGGATACTGCCCTTGCCGGATGGCCGCATCCTCAGCACAGATCTGGGAGCGGACCGTATTCACGTCCACCAATGGGAAGATGACAGGCTTAGACGCACCTCATCCATCGTCTGCGCACCGGGCACGGGTCCGAGAGACATGCACCTGCTGCCCTCCGCCCCAGGCCAGGAACAGGGTTGGCGCGTGGCCGTGGTGGACGAATGGAGCCGCACTGTGGATGTGTACGCACCACAAGCCGATGCCGCAAACGGATTCACCCATACGCAACGGGTCGAGCTGGACGCGGATGCGAAGGATCAGGCGGCGTCACTGGCATTCGTCAGCGATGCCGCACTCGCGGGGGCACAGGCACCCTCCGCTGAGGCACCGTCACCATCCACGACTGAAGGGTACTGCTATGTCGGTCTGCGCGGGTCGGATAGAATCATCCGCCTGCGTTGGGATGGCGAGCGTCTCGCCGAAGTCGGAGGATTCAGCAGCGGAGGCGGCAGACCGCGCCACATCAAAGCCATCGGCAACAGTCTGTTCGTGGCGAATCAGACCACCGGCAAATTGAGCACCTTCACGCTCTCGCCCGACGGCGAAGCCACTCCCGGCACGGAAATCATCGTGGGCTCGCCCACCGCCGTCGCGCCCTTGTACTGA
- a CDS encoding MFS transporter: MMSETVEEQSRQDEPASQGNPAPRAHGRAKKGRPKNKRRLMWLRRLRKEDIVVVEQESVRQAVLGTAVGNFMEWFDFGIYGYLTIVMTTVFTKGMPQSVGVLVMLLGFAVSFIARPLGGFILGPLGDRIGRQKVLFLTMSVMAVSTALIGILPTAAQIGLWAPIPLYALKLVQGFSTGGEYAGAATYVSEFSPDKRRGYYSAWLDMGSYLGFATGAGVVALCSVLTQQAWGPDAMANGGWRIPYFMAVPLGIVAIYFRTRIPETPHFDEDGDGDDRGGRSKSKRRGQWKFAVVDPEGRDSKIFGHHSLLNLVHNFRREIVLGIMLVAATNTLSYVLTSYMPTYLEKEIGASQVTAAASTIPVLVLVAVLLPFIGKLSDRIGRRPVLAVAVVLTLVMALPAFWMLHLGQSWALHVALVMIAIPAAFYIAVTVTTIPALFPTASRFSGMAVTYNIGVSLFGGTTPLIVQALLELTGNRYVPAFYVMLFSAIGGVAVWLIPESAGKHLIGSMPAVETHAEASRLVATQDDNPDIDLHTMPVQAVTAEWKGNGPKA, from the coding sequence ATGATGTCAGAAACAGTTGAAGAACAATCCAGGCAGGACGAGCCCGCCTCGCAGGGGAATCCCGCACCTCGGGCGCACGGTCGTGCCAAGAAGGGTCGTCCCAAGAACAAGCGGCGGTTGATGTGGCTGCGCAGATTGCGCAAGGAAGACATCGTCGTGGTCGAGCAGGAATCGGTTCGTCAGGCCGTGCTGGGCACGGCCGTCGGCAACTTCATGGAATGGTTCGATTTCGGTATCTACGGCTATCTCACCATCGTCATGACCACGGTGTTCACGAAGGGCATGCCCCAATCAGTGGGCGTGCTGGTCATGCTTCTCGGCTTCGCGGTGAGCTTCATCGCCCGACCCTTGGGCGGTTTCATTCTTGGGCCCTTGGGTGATCGCATAGGTCGTCAGAAGGTGCTCTTCCTCACCATGTCGGTGATGGCTGTGTCCACCGCATTGATAGGAATCCTGCCGACGGCGGCGCAGATAGGCCTGTGGGCGCCGATTCCTCTGTATGCGCTCAAGCTTGTGCAGGGTTTCTCCACCGGTGGCGAATACGCGGGAGCCGCCACGTACGTGTCCGAGTTCTCGCCGGACAAGCGTCGTGGGTATTACAGCGCATGGCTCGACATGGGCTCCTATCTCGGATTCGCCACGGGCGCCGGCGTGGTGGCGCTGTGCAGTGTCCTGACGCAGCAGGCGTGGGGCCCTGACGCGATGGCGAACGGCGGTTGGCGCATACCGTATTTCATGGCCGTCCCCTTGGGCATCGTGGCCATCTATTTCCGTACACGTATTCCCGAGACTCCGCACTTCGATGAGGACGGCGATGGCGATGACCGTGGCGGACGCAGCAAGTCGAAACGACGGGGGCAGTGGAAGTTTGCAGTCGTCGATCCCGAGGGCCGCGATTCCAAGATTTTCGGTCATCACAGCCTGCTGAACCTGGTGCATAACTTCCGCCGGGAGATAGTGCTGGGCATCATGCTCGTGGCTGCGACCAACACGCTCTCCTATGTGCTGACCAGTTATATGCCGACCTATCTGGAAAAGGAGATCGGTGCCAGCCAGGTGACCGCTGCAGCGTCGACGATTCCCGTCCTGGTGCTGGTGGCGGTGCTGTTGCCGTTCATCGGCAAGCTGTCGGACCGCATAGGCAGGCGTCCCGTGCTGGCCGTCGCTGTTGTGCTGACATTGGTGATGGCGCTGCCTGCCTTCTGGATGCTCCATCTGGGGCAGTCCTGGGCTCTCCATGTTGCTCTGGTGATGATTGCTATTCCTGCCGCCTTCTACATCGCGGTGACGGTGACGACGATTCCTGCGCTGTTCCCCACGGCTTCGCGCTTCAGCGGTATGGCCGTGACGTACAACATCGGCGTATCGCTGTTCGGCGGCACCACCCCGCTGATTGTGCAGGCCTTGCTTGAACTGACGGGGAACCGCTATGTTCCGGCCTTCTACGTCATGTTGTTCTCTGCGATAGGCGGTGTGGCCGTGTGGCTGATTCCCGAATCTGCGGGCAAGCACCTCATCGGTTCCATGCCTGCAGTGGAAACCCATGCCGAGGCATCACGGCTGGTCGCCACCCAGGACGACAATCCTGACATCGATTTGCATACCATGCCTGTGCAGGCGGTCACCGCCGAGTGGAAGGGCAATGGGCCAAAGGCATAG
- a CDS encoding heavy metal translocating P-type ATPase produces MGSGIIVILVALALTALVSWLLLSKQQATRAELEQGLQTVHITVKGGYSPSVIEASAGVPIRLEFDRQEDGECSSHVVFSELGIDKALPAFAHSTLELGALKAGEYPFACGMNMLHGSLIVHEAQGGAASAPATAHPPTDSSEPTSSSTVSSSSSNANSDDSDDSSPLDEQHGEDESRAREIRSLWTRLIVGTVFTLPVFVATMFHPVLGHWTPMILMNPWVQLVLILPVMFYSGWPVHRTGWLALRHRSAEMNSLVTLGTTAAFLFSLVVTVAPQIVPQGSREPYYESVGTIITLMVLGQLLEAKARAGTGEAIRSLIDLNPRTARVIRPDGSVEELSVDRVAVGDLIAIRPGEKFPVDGVVISGASTVDESMITGESMPVSKSVDDPVTGATVNGNGSLQYRATKVGKDTVLAHIIGLVRQAQSSKAPIQRLADTIARYFVPAVIIIAIWTFVGWWFLGPAPQAVHGLVAAVSVLVIACPCALGIATPLSVTIATGKGAQAGVLIRSAQVLENAHKLQVLILDKTGTITQGKPKLTDILPQHVDDATIALIASAESPSEHPLARAIVEYADDQGLQLSPTQHFEAVTGRGIVARIDGHDVLIGNQSLLEEHGVRGIQAPDSHRERSEDSGIVQTIEALSSEGKTTVLAAVDGVFAAAIAVADTVKDDSAQAIRELSSQGIEVWMASGDNTVTAKAIASQVGISHVVAPVSPGDKADIIMRLQSQGKLVGMVGDGINDAPALTQADVGFAIGTGTDVAIESSDITLMSGKLSGAVNAIALSKATMRNIKENLWFAFGYNGLGIPVAAGALYALFGVLLNPMIAGAAMAFSSLSVVINANRLRSFHPDTHATHPGDKQISQHHAREGNTMSIFQRHQSHHQEAAVHQVQDAASAKDPVCGMTVDPSSAAATREVDGKRYYFCSTHCAATFDKNPAAFIA; encoded by the coding sequence ATGGGAAGCGGCATCATCGTCATTCTGGTGGCACTCGCATTGACCGCGCTGGTCTCGTGGCTGCTGCTGTCAAAACAACAGGCCACCCGAGCCGAGCTTGAACAAGGTCTGCAGACCGTGCACATCACCGTCAAAGGCGGGTATTCGCCCTCGGTTATCGAAGCGTCGGCAGGCGTGCCGATCAGGCTCGAATTCGACCGTCAGGAGGATGGCGAGTGCTCATCGCATGTCGTGTTCTCCGAACTCGGCATCGACAAGGCGCTCCCCGCCTTCGCGCACAGCACATTGGAGCTCGGCGCGCTCAAAGCGGGCGAATATCCCTTCGCCTGCGGGATGAACATGCTGCACGGCAGCCTCATCGTCCATGAAGCGCAGGGGGGTGCCGCCTCGGCACCAGCCACGGCGCATCCGCCAACCGACAGCTCCGAGCCCACTTCGAGCAGCACGGTCTCAAGCTCAAGCTCGAACGCCAATTCAGACGATTCCGACGACAGCAGCCCCCTTGACGAGCAGCACGGCGAGGACGAGTCACGGGCACGCGAAATCAGGAGCCTGTGGACGCGGCTCATCGTGGGAACGGTTTTCACCCTCCCCGTATTCGTCGCCACGATGTTCCACCCGGTCCTCGGCCACTGGACGCCGATGATACTGATGAACCCATGGGTGCAGCTGGTATTGATACTTCCGGTGATGTTCTATTCGGGATGGCCGGTGCATCGTACGGGATGGCTCGCCCTCAGGCATCGTTCGGCCGAGATGAACTCTCTGGTCACTCTGGGCACCACAGCGGCCTTTCTCTTCAGCCTTGTGGTCACCGTCGCTCCGCAGATAGTGCCGCAGGGTTCACGCGAGCCGTACTACGAATCGGTCGGCACCATCATCACCCTCATGGTGCTGGGGCAGTTGCTGGAAGCCAAAGCCCGTGCCGGAACGGGCGAAGCCATCCGTTCCCTGATAGACCTCAATCCCCGCACCGCACGCGTTATCCGCCCCGATGGCAGTGTCGAGGAACTGTCCGTGGACCGTGTCGCCGTAGGTGACCTCATCGCCATCCGCCCGGGAGAGAAATTCCCGGTTGACGGCGTGGTGATCTCAGGCGCATCGACCGTCGATGAATCCATGATCACCGGCGAATCCATGCCCGTCTCGAAAAGCGTCGACGACCCGGTCACGGGCGCCACGGTCAACGGCAACGGCAGTTTGCAATACCGGGCGACGAAGGTAGGCAAGGACACCGTTCTGGCGCATATCATCGGCCTGGTGAGGCAGGCACAGTCCTCAAAGGCCCCCATCCAACGGCTGGCTGACACCATCGCCAGATACTTCGTTCCGGCGGTCATCATCATCGCCATCTGGACATTCGTCGGCTGGTGGTTCCTGGGCCCGGCACCACAGGCCGTCCACGGGCTCGTGGCCGCGGTATCCGTGCTGGTCATCGCCTGCCCGTGCGCATTGGGCATCGCCACGCCGTTGTCCGTGACCATCGCCACCGGCAAAGGCGCTCAGGCCGGCGTGTTGATACGCTCGGCCCAGGTGTTGGAGAACGCACATAAACTTCAGGTGCTCATCCTCGACAAGACCGGCACCATCACCCAGGGGAAGCCGAAACTCACGGACATCCTCCCGCAGCATGTGGATGATGCGACCATCGCCTTGATCGCCTCCGCGGAAAGCCCGTCGGAGCACCCCCTGGCCCGGGCAATCGTCGAATACGCCGACGACCAGGGCTTGCAGCTCTCCCCTACGCAACACTTCGAAGCCGTCACCGGCAGAGGAATCGTTGCACGGATCGACGGCCACGACGTACTTATCGGCAACCAGTCGCTTCTGGAGGAACACGGTGTCCGAGGCATACAGGCACCGGACAGTCACCGTGAGCGTTCAGAAGACTCCGGCATCGTTCAGACCATCGAGGCGCTGTCTTCGGAAGGCAAGACAACAGTCCTGGCGGCCGTAGACGGGGTCTTCGCCGCAGCCATCGCGGTAGCGGATACCGTCAAGGACGACTCAGCCCAGGCAATCCGCGAGCTCAGCTCGCAAGGCATCGAGGTCTGGATGGCAAGCGGAGACAACACCGTAACCGCCAAGGCCATAGCGTCCCAGGTCGGCATCTCGCATGTCGTCGCGCCCGTCTCACCAGGGGACAAGGCCGATATCATCATGCGACTGCAGTCCCAAGGAAAGCTTGTGGGCATGGTCGGTGACGGCATCAACGATGCCCCGGCCCTGACCCAGGCAGATGTCGGTTTCGCAATCGGCACCGGCACCGATGTCGCCATCGAATCCAGCGACATCACCCTGATGTCCGGCAAGCTCAGCGGAGCCGTGAACGCCATAGCGCTGTCCAAGGCAACGATGCGGAACATCAAGGAGAACCTCTGGTTCGCCTTCGGGTACAACGGTCTGGGCATACCGGTTGCCGCCGGTGCGCTGTATGCACTCTTCGGCGTACTGCTCAACCCGATGATCGCAGGTGCCGCGATGGCCTTCTCATCGCTCTCCGTGGTCATCAACGCTAACCGCCTCAGGAGCTTCCACCCCGATACCCACGCCACTCATCCCGGGGACAAGCAGATTTCGCAACACCATGCAAGGGAAGGAAACACCATGTCAATATTCCAGCGTCACCAGTCCCACCACCAGGAGGCGGCAGTGCATCAGGTTCAGGATGCGGCATCCGCCAAGGACCCCGTCTGCGGGATGACCGTCGACCCATCAAGCGCCGCTGCGACACGAGAAGTGGATGGCAAACGATATTACTTCTGCAGCACCCATTGCGCGGCGACCTTCGACAAGAATCCGGCGGCATTCATCGCCTGA
- a CDS encoding response regulator transcription factor, protein MVDILVVEDERDLNEVTCMYLRDAGFTVTGCMNVHDAYEAMHGHLFDLVVSDIMMPGTDGFAFAAKLREIYAHLPIIFMTARDDIASKKRGFHTGVDDYMVKPIDFDELVLRIEALLRRAHIDDEKRLSVGNLVMNADEMTAAVEDEEITLTTREFNILFKLLSYPKQVFSRAQLMDEFWDTDSYTGLRAVDVYITNLRKKLAACDGFDIVTVRGLGYKAVPR, encoded by the coding sequence ATGGTAGACATTCTTGTGGTTGAGGACGAGCGTGACCTCAATGAGGTCACGTGCATGTATCTTCGCGATGCCGGTTTCACCGTCACCGGTTGCATGAACGTGCATGACGCATATGAGGCCATGCACGGTCACCTTTTCGATCTGGTGGTGTCGGACATCATGATGCCCGGCACGGACGGCTTCGCCTTCGCTGCGAAGCTTCGGGAGATATACGCGCACCTGCCCATCATCTTCATGACCGCACGTGACGACATCGCCTCCAAGAAAAGGGGTTTCCACACAGGTGTGGACGATTACATGGTCAAGCCCATCGACTTCGACGAACTGGTGCTGCGCATCGAGGCGCTGCTGCGCAGAGCGCACATCGACGACGAGAAGCGGCTGTCCGTCGGGAATCTGGTGATGAACGCCGACGAGATGACGGCAGCCGTCGAGGATGAGGAGATCACCTTGACCACGCGTGAGTTCAACATCCTCTTCAAGTTGCTGAGCTACCCGAAGCAGGTGTTTTCGCGCGCTCAGCTCATGGATGAATTCTGGGACACGGATTCCTATACGGGGTTGAGGGCCGTTGACGTGTACATCACCAATCTGCGCAAGAAGCTCGCCGCATGCGACGGATTCGACATCGTGACGGTCAGAGGTCTGGGCTACAAGGCGGTGCCGCGATGA
- a CDS encoding aldo/keto reductase: MTSHEAQALPDRTANDGLALPAIGFGTYKLRGFDGATAIESALDNGYRLLDSAVNYDNEGTVGAAVRRSGVPREDIIVTSKLPGRYHNHDQAVETVEESLLRMDLDYIDLYLIHWPNPIEDQYVEAWQTLVELRERGLIKHVGVSNFLPEHIDRLIKETGVTPAVNQIQLHPYWQQRELKSYDDQHGIITEAWSPLRRGGETVKDPTIVAVADKHDVTPTQVVLRWHVDYGDIPIPKSATPSRQIENLDVMGFDFDDEDRAAFAAMDSPDGSRGDFDPRSHQEM; the protein is encoded by the coding sequence ATGACATCACACGAAGCCCAGGCCCTGCCAGATCGTACGGCCAACGACGGATTGGCACTGCCCGCCATCGGATTCGGCACATACAAACTTCGAGGCTTTGATGGTGCGACAGCCATCGAATCTGCATTGGACAACGGCTACCGGCTGTTGGACAGCGCAGTCAACTACGACAACGAGGGGACTGTGGGCGCGGCGGTCCGGCGCAGCGGCGTGCCACGTGAGGACATCATCGTCACCTCGAAGCTACCCGGCCGCTACCACAATCACGACCAGGCGGTCGAAACCGTCGAAGAGAGCCTGCTGCGCATGGACCTCGACTATATCGACCTGTACCTGATTCACTGGCCGAATCCCATCGAAGACCAGTACGTCGAAGCTTGGCAGACACTCGTCGAGCTCAGAGAGCGCGGTCTGATCAAGCATGTAGGCGTAAGCAACTTCCTGCCGGAGCATATCGATCGTCTGATCAAGGAAACCGGCGTGACCCCGGCGGTCAACCAGATTCAACTCCATCCCTATTGGCAGCAGCGAGAGCTGAAGTCATATGACGACCAGCATGGCATCATCACCGAGGCCTGGAGCCCGCTGCGTAGGGGCGGCGAAACGGTCAAGGACCCGACCATCGTTGCAGTGGCCGATAAGCACGATGTGACGCCAACGCAAGTCGTGCTGCGCTGGCACGTCGATTACGGCGACATCCCCATCCCCAAGTCGGCCACGCCATCGCGCCAGATCGAGAACCTCGACGTGATGGGTTTTGATTTCGACGACGAGGATCGCGCCGCATTCGCGGCCATGGACAGCCCCGACGGCAGCCGAGGCGATTTCGACCCGC
- a CDS encoding amino acid permease, whose product MDYFRKRTVNELVKQSTPLRRTMRTLDLTLLGIGAIIGTGIFVLTGKGALTAGPALSVSFVLAAICCGFAGLCYAEFASMAPVAGSAYTYSYIAFGEVVAFVIGWDLILEYALQAATVSAGWSGYFTKLLQGFGINLPVELTAAYGTTPGVTTYFNLPGFVVVLLITWLLSVGINQTRRANDIMVGIKLAVIVLFIVCVVWYVKPSNWQPFSPYGWYSFKQHSTVPMGIIPAASIVFFSFIGFDAVSSSAEETIEPKKTLPRGILLSLAVSTVLYIVMTLIMTGVVKYPEFAKFIDAPVAGVILKTGMNWLALIVDFGALIGMTTVMLVQLYGQSRICYSMSRDGMFPKFFGEVHPKYRTPFKGTWFFGIATAIAGGFININVLFELVNIGTLSAFIIVAAGIIWMRRKHPEMQRGFRTPGVPFTPLIAIVFCGVLIAGLNWETWVRFAVWFALGLVVYFTYGAKHSTLNAQVSNDLTEA is encoded by the coding sequence GTGGATTATTTCCGCAAAAGAACCGTCAACGAGCTCGTCAAACAATCGACTCCACTGCGCAGAACCATGCGCACGCTAGATCTGACGCTGCTGGGCATCGGAGCCATCATCGGCACCGGAATTTTCGTGCTTACAGGCAAAGGCGCTCTGACCGCCGGACCGGCACTGTCGGTCTCTTTCGTTCTTGCGGCGATATGCTGCGGTTTCGCAGGTCTGTGCTACGCGGAATTTGCCTCCATGGCACCTGTTGCAGGCTCGGCATACACATACTCCTACATAGCTTTCGGAGAAGTGGTCGCCTTCGTCATCGGCTGGGACCTGATACTCGAATACGCGCTGCAGGCGGCTACGGTCTCTGCAGGCTGGTCAGGCTATTTCACGAAATTACTACAGGGTTTCGGCATCAACCTGCCGGTTGAGCTCACTGCCGCCTACGGCACCACACCCGGCGTGACGACATATTTCAACCTTCCCGGATTCGTCGTGGTGCTGCTCATCACCTGGCTGCTGTCCGTCGGCATCAACCAGACCCGCCGTGCAAACGACATCATGGTGGGCATCAAACTGGCGGTCATCGTGCTGTTCATCGTATGCGTGGTGTGGTACGTCAAACCCTCGAATTGGCAGCCCTTCTCGCCATACGGCTGGTACTCCTTCAAACAGCACAGCACCGTACCCATGGGTATCATCCCGGCCGCATCCATCGTATTCTTCTCCTTCATAGGATTCGATGCGGTATCCTCAAGCGCCGAGGAAACCATCGAGCCCAAGAAGACCCTGCCCAGAGGAATTCTGCTCTCGCTGGCCGTTTCCACGGTGCTCTATATCGTCATGACCCTGATTATGACCGGCGTGGTGAAATACCCGGAGTTCGCGAAGTTCATCGATGCCCCCGTCGCCGGCGTGATTCTCAAAACGGGGATGAACTGGCTGGCGCTGATCGTTGATTTCGGCGCGCTGATCGGCATGACCACCGTGATGCTCGTTCAGCTCTACGGGCAGTCGCGTATCTGCTATTCCATGAGCAGGGACGGCATGTTCCCCAAGTTCTTCGGTGAAGTCCATCCGAAGTATCGCACGCCTTTCAAAGGGACCTGGTTCTTTGGCATCGCCACCGCAATCGCGGGAGGATTCATCAACATCAACGTGCTGTTCGAACTGGTCAACATCGGCACGCTTTCCGCATTCATCATCGTCGCGGCGGGAATCATCTGGATGCGACGCAAGCACCCCGAGATGCAGCGTGGGTTCAGAACCCCGGGCGTACCGTTCACCCCGCTGATAGCCATCGTCTTCTGCGGCGTGTTGATAGCCGGTCTGAATTGGGAGACCTGGGTGCGCTTCGCCGTGTGGTTCGCCCTGGGCCTTGTGGTCTATTTCACGTACGGCGCGAAACATTCCACTCTGAATGCCCAGGTCTCGAACGACCTCACCGAGGCATAG
- a CDS encoding HAMP domain-containing sensor histidine kinase — MRKLPQEADSGMEQPTGRVVKERRFSPAMFVWTFALLCVLAGGQALILGAYVRLPSFPPMFVAGMTGYWAIVAGILSLVTYLQIRRRLEPMRKFSEASRQVSSGDFSVYLEPEHLPESPKWDSSDEMFEDFNAMVRELGSIETMKNDFVANVSHEIKTPLAIIQSYVQLLGKPGLSDEQRSRYAATVTDASERLGQFVTSILKLSKLENQTMGLQIEECDLPRQLTDAALSYGDLFDDKGIAFEVDIEDRALVRADPDVLEVVWSNLLGNALKFTDEGGHVSLRQSSDKEIVSVEVRDDGCGMSGEELSHVFDKFYQGDTSHAARGNGLGMAMVRRAVELSGGTISLSSAVGEGTTVLVRLPAAI; from the coding sequence ATGCGCAAGCTGCCGCAGGAGGCTGATTCCGGCATGGAGCAGCCGACGGGCAGAGTCGTCAAGGAGAGGCGATTCTCTCCCGCCATGTTTGTCTGGACTTTTGCGCTGCTGTGCGTGCTGGCAGGAGGGCAGGCCCTGATTCTTGGGGCATATGTCAGGCTCCCTTCTTTCCCGCCGATGTTCGTTGCCGGCATGACCGGATACTGGGCCATCGTCGCAGGCATTCTCAGCCTGGTTACCTACCTGCAGATCCGCAGGAGGTTGGAGCCGATGCGAAAGTTCAGCGAGGCCAGCAGACAGGTGTCGTCCGGCGACTTCTCCGTCTACCTTGAGCCTGAGCATCTTCCCGAATCCCCGAAGTGGGACAGCAGTGACGAGATGTTCGAGGATTTCAACGCCATGGTGCGTGAACTCGGCAGCATCGAGACCATGAAGAACGATTTCGTCGCCAATGTCTCCCATGAGATAAAAACACCGTTGGCCATCATCCAGAGCTATGTGCAGTTGCTCGGGAAGCCGGGGCTTTCGGACGAGCAGCGTTCGCGCTATGCGGCTACCGTAACCGACGCCAGTGAACGTTTGGGTCAGTTCGTCACCAGCATCCTGAAGCTCAGCAAGCTGGAGAATCAGACCATGGGCCTGCAGATCGAGGAATGCGACCTCCCCCGGCAGCTGACCGATGCCGCACTGTCCTACGGTGATTTGTTCGACGACAAGGGCATTGCCTTCGAAGTCGATATCGAGGATCGCGCTTTGGTCAGGGCCGATCCGGACGTTCTTGAGGTCGTCTGGAGCAATCTTCTGGGCAATGCGTTGAAATTCACCGATGAGGGTGGCCATGTCTCGCTCCGGCAGAGCTCCGACAAGGAGATCGTCTCGGTGGAGGTCCGCGATGACGGCTGCGGTATGAGCGGCGAGGAGCTGTCTCATGTGTTCGACAAGTTCTATCAGGGAGACACTTCCCATGCTGCCCGGGGCAATGGCCTTGGCATGGCCATGGTTCGCAGGGCCGTTGAACTGTCCGGAGGCACCATCTCGCTGAGCAGCGCGGTCGGGGAGGGGACCACCGTGCTGGTGCGTCTTCCCGCGGCCATCTAG